The following DNA comes from Candidatus Methylacidiphilales bacterium.
TCATTTCGGCGTATTTGCCGAGTTTTTCTCGGAGGCGGCGCATGTGGGTGTCGACGGTGCGGGTGTCGATGATGGTTTCGTATCCCCAGACGTCGTTGAGGAGGATTTCGCGGCTGAGGACGGTGCCTTTGCGTTCGACGAGTGTGGCGAGGAGGCTGAATTCTGTGGCGGTGAGGGTGAGGGGGGTTTTGTTGATGTGGGCGGTGTGTTTGACGCGGTCGATGGTGATGGGGCCGCATTGGAGGACGGCGTGGGGGATGCCTTGTCCGCGGCGGAGGATGGATTTGACGCGGAGGACGAGTTCGCGTGGGCTGAAGGGTTTGATGACGTAGTCGTCTGCGCCGAGTTCGAGGCCGAGGACGCGGTCGATTTCGGAGGATTTGGCTGTGAGTAT
Coding sequences within:
- a CDS encoding response regulator transcription factor, which encodes MISTPPPAKYRPPPHTPLAPTETMSHKILLVDDEADVLDMLSLALTNEGYDTIKVNNGAEALQTLKEKKIDLIILDIMMPGMSGTEVCKQIRKHPQLEHIPIIILTAKSSEIDRVLGLELGADDYVIKPFSPRELVLRVKSILRRGQGIPHAVLQCGPITIDRVKHTAHINKTPLTLTATEFSLLATLVERKGTVLSREILLNDVWGYETIIDTRTVDTHMRRLREKLGKYAEMIETIRGVGYRLSDTYPIK